In Candidatus Hinthialibacter antarcticus, a single window of DNA contains:
- a CDS encoding CotH kinase family protein — MKQCPKILYFFLFIVSVFIQTFDAKATVVINEIMYHPAVFRDDIEFVELYNPTTTLQDISQWRLASAVRYVFPPNTKLEANSYLIISTSPAEFLDITESSYGPFEGQLSNGDETIRLIDSQGNEIDEVSYVDEGGWPIEADGEGASIERIHAGMNPSHPASWKAGAVGGSPGQKNLNAIPDALPIITNVIQAPVIPKSNQPVQIVCEIDHATPVQEVLIFYKTEEMNYFETVELFDDGQNEDFAANDNVYGGLIPPQPDQSVVEFYIQAQEKANVNGLFPQSVLDSVSLYRVDNSDIDSPLPLYRVIMRDRDERNLRTRGSQSNVELPASFVFGDTIFYNVGIRFRGKGSRGSEPKSYRINFANGPFFGSVRKLNLNAVNPHRQFVGLEILELLNLPTPQKQLVSLKFNNAYAPNYIQVERTDKQMMEREFHDGDGNLYRGVEQANLDYRGEDPNQYRSHYDKITNEVEDDFTDIIQLCAAFSNPPTSDDQFVQQLSQTIDIHQWMRWLAAKKVLNDQEGGLSKERGDDYYMYNNPANQLFYLLPWDLDSVFQSPLLPVHHHDGTAIQNTVGRFLRHPDLASQYFSQIVSILETELPQSTVDLIIDKTSPITSEAVRDEMKQFSLIHREFLLSQIPRELTAEISRDLERAIIQEGDEWAYFKGIENPPSNWNEPTFDDSTWDRGPGGIGYGDNDDQTELLDMRNNYPTVFMRKQFSINSPGAISRLALEVNYDDAFVAYLNGVEIARSNFIGEPNSFSTASSNHEAGSFETFEINNAAELLMSGANTLAIVGLNVSLNSSDFSSTARLNAITQEGESVVLRGFADVTQTRWVRVNGDQVLYEPWKGEWSYLVDSTLNQTQFEIEAFDINGTLIDSKTIQFTPPPVSHGGEIVQNTTWTKEMSPINVDDHVVVLENVTLTIEPGVDVQLAAGKGIVVFGTLKVNGVLNEPVRFSSKTADENWGGIAFNSTSLNSSIQFANFYDSGSFSYQGSQFNGAVSINECEAEILDSGFFAIDTLGVNAVRARLHVARCTFESMGEMIHCSNSFSIIEHNRFDTIFGHNDAIDFDGQSDEPSIIRSNVILNSEDDGLDMGGGASPIIEGNWIQNCADKGISLESDSTPFLANNVIVNCGIGVTSGDSARMTFIHNTVVNCQTGIELVEKTTNGGGGEAVIINSILWNTTQSLVIDEKSNAVIQSSNLMQLPAMYAQNNFSIDPLFVGSNNDDYALKDQSPLIDAGEPSSVLTDFNGALRPMGAAPDLGAFENTDPTMIYDWGLMR, encoded by the coding sequence ATGAAACAATGTCCAAAAATACTTTATTTTTTTCTATTCATTGTGAGCGTTTTCATTCAAACGTTCGATGCAAAAGCCACTGTTGTCATTAACGAAATCATGTATCATCCAGCAGTTTTTCGTGATGATATTGAATTTGTTGAACTGTATAATCCAACGACAACTCTACAGGATATTTCTCAATGGCGTCTCGCCAGCGCGGTCCGCTATGTGTTTCCTCCGAACACGAAACTCGAGGCCAATTCTTATTTAATCATCTCGACGTCTCCAGCAGAATTTTTAGACATTACTGAAAGTTCTTATGGCCCATTTGAAGGCCAACTCAGCAACGGCGATGAAACAATCAGGCTGATTGATTCACAGGGAAATGAGATTGACGAAGTCTCTTATGTCGATGAAGGCGGATGGCCGATAGAGGCCGACGGCGAAGGCGCTTCGATTGAACGAATCCATGCTGGCATGAATCCTTCTCACCCCGCGAGTTGGAAAGCAGGGGCAGTCGGCGGGTCTCCAGGACAAAAAAACCTCAATGCAATACCAGACGCCCTGCCTATCATCACAAACGTCATCCAAGCGCCTGTTATTCCCAAAAGCAACCAACCCGTACAGATTGTGTGTGAGATCGACCATGCGACTCCGGTGCAAGAAGTATTGATATTTTATAAAACCGAAGAAATGAATTATTTTGAAACGGTTGAACTTTTTGATGATGGACAAAATGAAGACTTTGCTGCAAACGACAATGTGTATGGGGGGTTGATCCCGCCGCAACCAGACCAGTCGGTCGTCGAGTTTTACATTCAGGCGCAGGAGAAAGCCAATGTGAATGGGCTTTTCCCGCAATCGGTTCTTGACTCGGTCTCATTGTATCGGGTTGACAACTCAGACATTGATAGCCCACTGCCTCTTTATCGAGTAATCATGCGCGACAGAGATGAGCGCAACCTGCGCACGCGAGGCTCACAAAGCAATGTTGAACTTCCTGCATCATTCGTTTTTGGCGATACCATATTTTATAATGTTGGAATTCGGTTTAGAGGCAAAGGTTCGCGCGGCAGCGAACCAAAATCATACCGGATAAATTTCGCGAACGGGCCTTTCTTTGGCTCCGTACGAAAATTAAATCTAAACGCCGTTAATCCTCACCGCCAATTTGTCGGATTAGAAATTCTTGAATTGCTGAACTTACCAACGCCACAAAAGCAATTGGTCTCTTTGAAATTTAACAACGCTTATGCGCCGAATTATATTCAAGTAGAACGAACCGACAAACAAATGATGGAACGTGAGTTTCATGACGGCGACGGCAACCTCTACCGCGGCGTCGAGCAGGCGAATTTAGATTATCGCGGCGAAGACCCCAACCAATACCGCTCACACTACGATAAAATCACCAATGAAGTTGAAGATGATTTCACTGACATCATTCAACTTTGCGCTGCGTTTTCCAATCCACCTACGTCCGACGATCAATTTGTTCAACAATTATCTCAAACCATTGATATCCATCAGTGGATGCGCTGGCTTGCCGCAAAAAAAGTTTTGAATGACCAAGAAGGCGGTTTGTCGAAAGAGCGCGGCGATGATTATTATATGTATAACAACCCCGCCAATCAGTTGTTCTATTTATTGCCCTGGGACTTAGATTCGGTTTTTCAGTCTCCTCTTTTGCCTGTTCATCATCATGACGGCACAGCCATTCAGAATACCGTCGGACGTTTTTTACGTCATCCAGATTTAGCCTCTCAATACTTCAGCCAAATCGTTTCGATATTAGAAACAGAACTTCCTCAATCGACTGTTGATTTAATTATTGACAAAACATCACCTATTACATCAGAGGCCGTTCGCGATGAAATGAAACAGTTTTCGTTGATACACCGCGAGTTTCTGCTATCTCAAATTCCTCGCGAGTTGACCGCTGAAATTTCACGCGACCTCGAACGAGCCATCATACAAGAAGGGGATGAATGGGCGTACTTTAAGGGCATTGAAAACCCTCCATCAAATTGGAATGAACCTACGTTTGATGACTCCACTTGGGATCGAGGCCCCGGCGGGATTGGCTATGGCGACAATGACGACCAGACCGAACTTCTGGACATGCGCAATAACTATCCGACTGTGTTTATGCGAAAGCAGTTTAGTATTAATTCACCAGGCGCGATCTCGCGATTGGCGCTTGAGGTCAATTATGATGATGCGTTTGTTGCCTATTTAAATGGCGTTGAAATCGCGCGCAGCAACTTCATCGGTGAACCAAACTCTTTCTCAACGGCGAGTTCAAACCATGAGGCGGGTTCGTTTGAGACATTCGAGATCAACAATGCAGCAGAGTTGTTGATGAGCGGCGCCAATACCTTGGCCATCGTCGGACTAAACGTCTCATTAAATAGTTCTGATTTTTCGTCTACTGCAAGATTAAACGCCATCACCCAAGAAGGAGAATCGGTCGTTTTAAGAGGCTTCGCAGATGTTACTCAAACCCGATGGGTTCGCGTCAATGGCGATCAGGTATTGTATGAACCTTGGAAAGGTGAATGGAGTTATCTGGTTGATTCAACGCTTAATCAAACCCAATTTGAAATTGAGGCATTCGACATAAACGGAACCCTTATTGATTCCAAAACCATTCAATTCACTCCACCGCCCGTCTCGCATGGTGGAGAAATCGTTCAAAACACAACCTGGACAAAAGAAATGTCGCCTATCAATGTTGACGATCATGTTGTCGTTTTAGAAAATGTAACACTGACAATCGAGCCTGGAGTGGATGTTCAACTTGCTGCGGGAAAAGGGATCGTCGTCTTTGGAACGTTGAAAGTGAACGGAGTATTAAACGAGCCTGTTAGGTTTTCTTCAAAAACGGCTGATGAAAATTGGGGCGGAATTGCATTCAACAGCACATCTCTCAATTCATCAATACAGTTTGCCAATTTCTATGATTCAGGCTCTTTTTCCTATCAAGGCAGTCAATTCAACGGCGCCGTATCAATCAACGAGTGCGAAGCAGAAATACTCGATAGCGGCTTTTTCGCGATAGACACCCTGGGCGTTAACGCCGTAAGAGCGCGGCTGCATGTCGCGCGATGCACATTTGAATCGATGGGTGAAATGATTCACTGCAGCAATTCGTTTTCCATTATCGAACACAATCGGTTTGACACGATCTTTGGACACAATGACGCCATTGATTTTGACGGCCAGTCAGACGAGCCGTCGATTATCCGTTCAAACGTGATTTTAAATTCCGAAGATGACGGCTTAGACATGGGCGGGGGCGCGTCTCCTATTATCGAAGGAAACTGGATTCAAAATTGCGCCGACAAAGGCATCTCATTAGAAAGCGACAGTACTCCTTTTTTGGCGAATAACGTGATCGTGAATTGCGGCATTGGAGTCACATCAGGCGATAGCGCTCGAATGACGTTTATACACAACACCGTTGTGAATTGCCAAACAGGAATCGAACTGGTTGAAAAGACAACCAATGGCGGCGGCGGAGAAGCCGTGATTATCAACTCAATCCTTTGGAACACAACACAAAGTCTCGTGATTGATGAGAAATCAAACGCTGTGATTCAATCGTCTAATCTAATGCAACTGCCTGCAATGTATGCTCAAAATAATTTCTCTATTGATCCACTGTTTGTTGGCAGCAACAATGATGATTACGCATTGAAGGATCAATCTCCGCTTATTGATGCTGGAGAACCCTCATCTGTACTAACCGATTTTAACGGCGCGCTAAGGCCAATGGGCGCCGCGCCTGATCTCGGCGCGTTTGAGAATACAGACCCGACTATGATTTATGATTGGGGACTAATGCGGTGA
- a CDS encoding NAD-binding protein — translation MSNRTSQRNLKIVFNFLLILFLLVFIYSILFHYIMLLEDKEYTWITGFYWTLTVMSTLGFGDITFHTDLGKIFSIIVLLSGVVLLLVMLPFTLIEFFYEPWIKAQTFTRVPRNAPDAMKGHVILFQYDQITSALIEKLKLYHYPYVLVIADFDEALRLHDEGFQVMYADHDDPETYRKAHVENATLIAATRTDIANTTIAFTVRDVNETIPIVATVRDDYSVDILKSAGCTTLLHLGDMAGRAFARRLHGGKEAVHVIGQFDDLLIAEVNAEVTPLVGKTLLESKVREQTGVNIVGIWERGKFENAQAQTRVESKMVLVLSGVRSQIDRFEQLCQINTMPDTPVVIIGAGRVGRAAANTLQQRGIDYRIIDMDSEKKQSSNKFVNGNAANPEVLKTAGIENAPAVIITTRDDDTNIYLTIYCRKQYSDIQIISRTSLKRNISTFHRAGADFVISYASMGAEKIFNSLKRSDILMVAEGLDVFRIKTPTPLTGMLIRDTSIRRDTGCNIIAVHTDGQSHINPEADVVLKPNSELVLIGTDEAENRFLQLYAE, via the coding sequence ATGAGCAATCGAACAAGTCAGCGCAATCTAAAGATTGTATTTAATTTTTTATTAATTTTGTTTTTATTGGTGTTTATATATAGCATACTGTTTCATTACATCATGCTGTTGGAGGATAAAGAATATACTTGGATCACGGGTTTTTATTGGACGCTAACAGTGATGTCCACCTTGGGGTTCGGCGACATCACCTTTCATACGGATCTAGGAAAAATCTTCTCGATTATCGTTTTGTTGTCAGGGGTTGTTTTGCTCTTGGTGATGCTTCCGTTTACGTTAATTGAATTTTTTTATGAACCTTGGATCAAAGCGCAAACCTTCACTCGTGTGCCCCGCAATGCTCCAGACGCCATGAAAGGCCATGTCATTCTGTTTCAATACGATCAAATTACCAGCGCACTCATCGAAAAACTCAAACTATATCATTACCCATATGTGCTTGTGATCGCCGATTTTGATGAAGCGCTTCGGTTGCATGATGAGGGCTTTCAAGTGATGTACGCCGATCATGACGACCCCGAAACCTACCGAAAAGCGCATGTTGAAAACGCAACTCTAATCGCTGCGACCCGGACGGATATTGCGAATACAACCATTGCGTTTACGGTCCGTGACGTGAATGAAACGATTCCGATTGTCGCAACGGTTCGTGATGATTATTCGGTAGACATTCTCAAAAGCGCAGGCTGCACCACATTGTTGCATTTGGGCGACATGGCAGGCCGAGCGTTTGCGCGCCGACTGCACGGAGGAAAAGAGGCCGTTCATGTCATTGGCCAGTTTGACGATTTGTTAATCGCCGAAGTCAACGCAGAGGTTACTCCACTGGTTGGTAAAACTCTGTTGGAAAGTAAAGTTCGCGAACAAACCGGGGTGAATATTGTCGGTATTTGGGAGCGGGGAAAGTTTGAAAACGCCCAAGCTCAAACCCGGGTCGAATCAAAAATGGTGTTGGTCTTGTCGGGTGTGAGATCACAAATTGATCGGTTTGAACAGCTATGCCAGATCAATACCATGCCTGATACGCCTGTTGTGATTATTGGCGCTGGCCGGGTAGGCAGAGCGGCGGCGAATACGCTACAGCAACGGGGTATTGATTATCGAATCATCGATATGGACAGTGAAAAGAAACAATCTTCAAATAAATTTGTGAATGGAAACGCCGCAAATCCTGAAGTATTAAAAACAGCCGGTATTGAAAACGCCCCCGCTGTGATTATCACAACCCGTGATGATGACACCAACATTTATCTTACGATTTATTGTCGAAAACAGTATTCAGATATTCAAATCATTAGCCGAACCAGCCTGAAAAGAAATATCAGCACGTTTCACCGCGCAGGCGCAGACTTTGTTATCTCCTATGCGTCTATGGGAGCGGAAAAAATATTCAATTCACTCAAACGAAGCGACATCCTTATGGTGGCGGAAGGATTGGATGTCTTTCGGATTAAAACGCCCACACCACTGACTGGCATGTTGATCCGCGATACTTCTATCCGCCGGGATACTGGATGTAATATCATTGCTGTTCATACCGATGGTCAATCTCATATCAACCCTGAAGCGGATGTTGTTCTCAAGCCCAATTCAGAATTGGTTTTAATAGGAACCGACGAAGCGGAAAACCGCTTCCTTCAACTTTATGCGGAATGA
- a CDS encoding nucleotidyltransferase family protein — MNSSIDAVILAGGEGTRLKSVVSDRPKPMALVKGRPFMEWLLLGLRKQGVERFVICTHHLNEIIIDHFGDGSVWDVEIVYSHELSPLGTGGAIALAAQKVKSNEMLALNGDSFCEFDLSKLIRFHQNQNALATIQLTQVENCGRYGSVQVDDKGQVEAFIEKSKGGGAGWINAGIYLIQTSALREAPANQKISMEYDFLPKWVGNGLYAIQQKGTFIDIGLPETYRQAETIFSWESLL, encoded by the coding sequence ATGAACTCTTCAATTGATGCGGTGATATTGGCTGGTGGAGAAGGGACGCGCTTGAAATCTGTTGTCAGCGATCGGCCCAAACCCATGGCGCTAGTTAAGGGTCGGCCCTTTATGGAATGGCTGCTGTTAGGATTGCGTAAGCAAGGCGTCGAGCGTTTTGTTATCTGCACTCACCATTTAAACGAAATAATCATAGACCATTTTGGCGATGGCAGTGTCTGGGACGTTGAGATTGTCTATTCACATGAGCTTTCTCCATTGGGTACGGGCGGCGCGATAGCGTTAGCCGCTCAAAAAGTAAAATCGAATGAAATGCTGGCGCTCAACGGTGACTCATTTTGTGAGTTCGATCTTTCAAAACTCATTCGTTTCCATCAAAATCAGAACGCTCTTGCGACGATCCAACTGACTCAAGTTGAAAATTGTGGACGCTACGGCAGCGTTCAAGTCGATGATAAAGGCCAAGTCGAAGCCTTTATCGAAAAATCAAAAGGCGGTGGAGCTGGTTGGATCAACGCAGGAATCTATCTCATTCAAACCTCTGCGCTGAGAGAAGCGCCTGCGAACCAAAAAATTTCAATGGAATATGATTTTTTACCAAAATGGGTTGGGAATGGATTGTATGCCATTCAACAAAAAGGAACCTTCATCGATATCGGCCTCCCCGAAACGTATCGTCAAGCAGAAACCATTTTCTCCTGGGAGTCTTTGCTTTGA
- a CDS encoding HAD family hydrolase, which yields MTRRRFAILDRDGTVIRERHYLANPDDVEVYPSAIEGIKGLQALGLGIVIVTNQSAVGRGIIDLARLNEIHQRMIRLLGEHDIVVDGIYFCPHHPEDECHCRKPKPGMVLQAAREHGFDPAEALYFGDKPCDIDLGNRLDGVTFLVRTGYGKEYEHQKNLGAHHIVDSINDAVSLICL from the coding sequence TTGACGCGACGACGCTTCGCTATTCTTGACCGTGACGGGACCGTGATTCGGGAGCGCCACTATTTAGCAAATCCTGATGATGTAGAAGTCTATCCATCTGCAATCGAGGGGATCAAAGGGCTGCAAGCGCTGGGATTAGGTATCGTCATCGTGACCAATCAATCCGCTGTCGGACGAGGGATTATTGATCTTGCTAGACTGAATGAGATTCACCAGAGAATGATTCGATTATTGGGTGAGCATGATATCGTAGTCGATGGCATCTATTTTTGTCCCCATCATCCTGAAGATGAATGTCATTGTCGTAAGCCTAAACCCGGGATGGTATTACAGGCTGCGCGAGAGCATGGATTCGATCCAGCCGAGGCGCTCTACTTTGGCGACAAGCCCTGTGATATTGACCTGGGGAACAGGCTTGATGGAGTCACTTTTTTGGTCAGAACAGGTTATGGAAAAGAGTATGAACACCAAAAAAACCTTGGCGCACACCACATTGTAGACTCGATAAACGATGCGGTCTCACTGATTTGCCTTTAA
- a CDS encoding GDP-mannose 4,6-dehydratase, giving the protein MKVLITGITGMVGSHLAEYILAEHPGVEVHGLVRWRSPFDNIKGILPKIQLHHAELRDLNSMIRLMEDVKPDWIFHLAAQSFVTVSFEQPADTIHTNVIGTTNLLDAVRRVKLDPKIHICSSSEVYGQVREDELPINENNPFRPASPYAVSKVGEDMIALQYFLSYGLKTIRTRMFTHTGPRRGDVFAESTFSKQIAEIEQGVRPNPVKVGNLNSVRTIADVRDAVRAYWLLLEKCQPGEAYNIGGNQTMTMGELLEKLKGMATCRIEHEVDPALLRPSDVTMQIPDVSKFQAESGWQPKYSVETTLEDLLNYHREKIKRSRLDAT; this is encoded by the coding sequence ATGAAAGTTCTAATCACAGGCATCACTGGGATGGTTGGCAGTCATTTGGCTGAATATATTTTAGCTGAACATCCTGGAGTTGAAGTACATGGTTTGGTTCGGTGGCGAAGCCCTTTCGATAACATCAAAGGCATACTGCCCAAAATTCAGCTGCACCACGCAGAATTACGCGACTTGAATTCGATGATTCGGTTGATGGAAGATGTGAAGCCGGACTGGATATTTCACCTGGCAGCTCAATCGTTTGTGACGGTCAGTTTCGAGCAGCCTGCTGATACGATCCATACCAATGTGATAGGAACGACGAATTTATTAGATGCGGTTCGTCGAGTCAAACTCGATCCAAAAATTCATATTTGCAGTTCATCTGAAGTTTATGGGCAGGTGCGTGAAGACGAATTGCCCATCAATGAAAATAACCCATTTCGCCCCGCTAGCCCGTATGCCGTGTCGAAAGTGGGCGAAGATATGATCGCCCTGCAATATTTCCTCTCCTATGGTTTGAAAACGATCCGAACTCGAATGTTTACCCATACTGGCCCACGGCGCGGCGATGTGTTTGCCGAAAGCACCTTCTCAAAACAAATTGCAGAAATTGAACAAGGCGTTCGCCCAAATCCCGTCAAAGTAGGAAACTTAAACAGTGTGCGCACTATCGCAGATGTTCGTGATGCGGTTCGCGCTTATTGGTTGCTGCTAGAGAAATGTCAACCGGGAGAGGCGTATAACATCGGCGGAAATCAAACCATGACGATGGGGGAATTACTTGAAAAACTAAAGGGAATGGCAACTTGCCGCATTGAGCATGAAGTTGATCCTGCGCTATTGCGCCCTTCAGATGTGACGATGCAGATTCCAGACGTATCTAAGTTCCAGGCTGAAAGTGGGTGGCAGCCGAAGTACAGCGTGGAAACAACATTGGAAGATTTATTGAATTATCACCGCGAAAAAATAAAGCGCAGTCGATTGGATGCGACATGA
- a CDS encoding TylF/MycF/NovP-related O-methyltransferase, whose protein sequence is MKKLSEHDAIVLSSGDELDAQGHLAQLLKSTAVPDSELLANLGLYLTSKNLSRLLFFYEIYQRILPLHGVVMEFGVRWGQTLSLLSALRGILEPFNRHRKIIGFDTFAGFQGVDEKDGERCQCKDGSFSVPENYQSTLERILSIQEQLNPMAHVKRFELIAGDAVQTIPEYFKAHPETIVSMAIFDFDIYRPTKAALEAVKPHLSRGSVLIFDELCDDIFPGETVALKEVFDLSELRIERLPMTSRISFVQLGT, encoded by the coding sequence ATGAAAAAGCTCAGTGAACACGACGCCATTGTTCTATCCAGCGGCGATGAGTTAGACGCCCAGGGACATTTGGCCCAACTGCTTAAATCGACGGCAGTTCCCGATAGTGAATTGCTCGCAAATCTAGGGCTTTATCTCACGTCAAAAAATTTATCCCGATTACTCTTCTTTTATGAAATATATCAGCGAATTCTTCCATTGCATGGCGTTGTGATGGAGTTTGGCGTGAGGTGGGGACAGACGCTCTCATTGCTCTCTGCGTTACGGGGGATTTTAGAGCCATTTAACCGCCACCGAAAAATAATCGGATTTGATACATTTGCCGGCTTTCAAGGTGTCGATGAAAAAGACGGTGAACGCTGTCAATGCAAAGACGGTTCATTTTCTGTTCCTGAGAATTACCAATCAACATTAGAACGTATTCTGTCGATTCAAGAACAGCTGAACCCTATGGCGCATGTGAAACGATTTGAATTAATTGCGGGCGATGCGGTTCAGACGATACCTGAATACTTTAAGGCTCATCCTGAAACAATAGTCTCAATGGCAATTTTTGATTTTGATATCTATCGCCCAACTAAAGCCGCATTAGAGGCGGTTAAGCCTCACCTGAGCCGAGGAAGCGTCTTGATTTTTGATGAATTATGTGACGATATTTTTCCCGGTGAAACGGTGGCGCTTAAAGAGGTCTTTGATTTAAGTGAATTGCGAATTGAGCGTTTACCCATGACATCGAGAATCTCTTTTGTGCAATTGGGAACCTAA
- a CDS encoding transketolase produces the protein MDNPVVDQVDNQLICHQIRQNILRVSHHSGHGHIPTCFSIVESLVAVYNEMRHDSDNPDWNHRDIFILSKGHASLALYCTLAQFGYFSIDEVFTFGAHRSKFGCHPDRLKIPGVEASTGSLGHGISLAVGMALAMKIQKTSRRVFTLIGDGESNEGTVWESLLVASDLELNNLTVLFDFNHSQSRSLQISNPEEKFHAFGCDALTVDGHDVQSVIKTIQRPSSQPKVIVTKTRKGNGCSTLENNMFEWHRKSPNEEQLAQLLTELNQSQS, from the coding sequence ATGGACAACCCTGTTGTGGATCAAGTCGATAATCAATTGATCTGTCATCAAATACGGCAGAATATATTGCGTGTGTCCCATCATAGCGGTCATGGGCATATTCCCACCTGCTTTTCGATCGTTGAGTCTCTTGTTGCAGTCTATAACGAAATGAGACATGACTCTGATAATCCTGATTGGAACCATCGGGACATTTTTATCTTATCAAAGGGTCATGCCTCTTTGGCTCTGTATTGCACTTTGGCCCAGTTTGGTTATTTCTCCATTGATGAAGTGTTCACCTTCGGGGCCCATCGTTCGAAATTTGGATGCCACCCAGACCGCTTAAAAATTCCTGGAGTCGAAGCATCTACGGGATCGCTAGGACATGGCATCAGTTTGGCGGTTGGGATGGCTCTCGCAATGAAGATCCAAAAAACGTCCCGCCGTGTATTCACATTAATAGGCGATGGCGAATCAAATGAGGGCACGGTTTGGGAATCGCTGTTAGTCGCGAGTGACTTAGAGTTGAATAATTTGACTGTGTTATTTGATTTTAATCATTCGCAATCGCGAAGTTTGCAGATTTCAAATCCTGAAGAAAAATTTCATGCGTTTGGTTGCGACGCTTTGACGGTAGATGGGCATGATGTGCAATCTGTAATCAAAACGATCCAGCGGCCCTCTAGCCAACCAAAAGTCATCGTGACAAAAACGCGAAAAGGCAATGGTTGCTCGACACTAGAAAATAATATGTTTGAATGGCACCGAAAGTCGCCGAACGAAGAACAATTAGCGCAGCTTCTCACAGAATTAAATCAGTCGCAGTCATAG
- a CDS encoding radical SAM protein, whose product MKVFVKGLNSCGMRRTNVQRYLNFIEANGHELVTHPDCSDVVLLWTCAFRGDFRDNSMSEIRRYLNEYSAELIVVGCLPDIDRELLVNEYPGRFIAWRSDEEPMESFFGSASRLRDTQIDYGEEPLCDDVEKFKKENPTKDATFVDQFIKLFVAEGCDFQCTYCAEILAFPPFRSFPVDDLKNACRKRVQKSGSTKVMLLGDCIGDYGKDIGYTLPRLIQSLREDDSRLTFGLQGFNPSNFLSFFDEMERMLRAGDIFHMQLPIQSASDSVLKNMKRTYTRDGLVKIFELLKELNYNAIDTHLLIGFPGETEEDFQKTLDFVLYYKPRYVLVSKYMETPAMPAFHFDQKIPRAIQDQRLAEAGARIRAAGLICNTDDSDISEKRCENMNRIEPVQSVN is encoded by the coding sequence ATGAAAGTATTTGTCAAGGGATTGAATTCGTGCGGCATGCGTAGGACCAATGTGCAGCGGTATCTGAATTTTATAGAGGCCAATGGACACGAATTGGTCACACACCCCGATTGTAGCGATGTCGTCTTGCTGTGGACATGCGCGTTTCGGGGCGATTTTCGCGATAACAGCATGTCTGAAATTCGTCGCTATCTAAATGAATACAGCGCAGAATTAATTGTAGTTGGATGTTTGCCTGATATTGATCGCGAATTATTGGTGAATGAATATCCAGGACGTTTCATTGCATGGCGAAGCGATGAAGAACCGATGGAATCGTTCTTTGGGTCTGCATCTCGCTTACGTGATACCCAGATTGACTACGGCGAAGAACCTCTTTGCGACGATGTGGAGAAATTCAAAAAAGAAAACCCGACGAAAGATGCAACATTCGTCGATCAATTTATAAAACTGTTTGTGGCTGAAGGATGTGATTTTCAATGTACTTATTGCGCGGAAATATTGGCATTTCCGCCATTCCGAAGTTTTCCTGTTGATGACCTGAAAAATGCTTGCAGAAAACGTGTACAAAAATCAGGCTCTACGAAAGTGATGTTGTTGGGCGACTGTATCGGCGATTATGGCAAAGATATTGGCTATACCTTGCCGCGTTTAATTCAATCACTCAGAGAAGATGATTCGCGCTTGACATTTGGGTTGCAGGGATTCAATCCATCTAACTTTCTTAGTTTTTTTGATGAAATGGAAAGAATGCTTCGCGCCGGCGATATCTTTCACATGCAACTGCCCATTCAGTCTGCGTCTGACTCGGTCTTAAAAAATATGAAGCGCACTTATACGCGAGACGGCCTAGTGAAAATATTTGAGTTGTTAAAAGAGTTGAATTATAACGCAATTGATACGCATTTATTGATTGGGTTTCCTGGCGAAACGGAAGAAGACTTTCAAAAAACCCTCGACTTTGTTTTGTATTATAAACCCCGATATGTACTTGTAAGCAAATATATGGAAACTCCCGCCATGCCGGCGTTTCACTTCGATCAAAAAATACCGAGAGCGATTCAAGATCAGCGTTTAGCCGAAGCGGGAGCGCGCATCCGCGCCGCCGGTTTGATATGCAACACTGACGATAGCGACATAAGCGAGAAACGTTGTGAGAATATGAACCGAATAGAGCCGGTTCAATCAGTCAACTAA